Proteins encoded in a region of the Roseateles sp. SL47 genome:
- a CDS encoding response regulator transcription factor — translation MKKVLVVDDHADIRRLIRLTLDFEDFEVREAADGPQALAVLDSWTPDAILIDVMMPGMDGITLCRTIRQQSHTQEIPVLFLSARGHAKDTDEGLKAGASAYLVKPFSPLQLIQELSRAGARAS, via the coding sequence ATGAAAAAAGTGCTTGTTGTGGACGACCACGCGGACATCCGTCGCCTGATCCGTCTGACGCTGGATTTCGAGGACTTCGAAGTGCGTGAGGCGGCCGATGGGCCGCAAGCCCTGGCCGTACTGGACAGCTGGACCCCGGACGCCATCCTCATCGACGTGATGATGCCGGGCATGGACGGCATCACCCTGTGCCGCACCATCCGGCAGCAATCGCATACGCAGGAGATTCCCGTGCTGTTTCTCAGCGCACGGGGCCATGCCAAGGACACCGATGAAGGCCTGAAGGCCGGCGCCAGCGCCTATCTGGTGAAGCCCTTCAGCCCCTTGCAGCTCATTCAGGAGCTGAGCCGTGCCGGAGCGAGGGCATCTTGA
- a CDS encoding sigma-70 family RNA polymerase sigma factor codes for MLTRRVAELRDRDAFARLFQHFAPRVKSYLIRTGSSEQAAEDLAQEALVTVWRKAALFDASQAAVSTWIFTIARRLRIDASRRHRLEDTGDENFDFDRLEADQREVSDDVEANRMSRRVRDALGRLPAEQAQVLRLSYYDDEPHARIAAELGLPLGTVKSRIRLAVAQLRKLLDA; via the coding sequence ATGCTCACCCGCCGCGTGGCGGAGCTTCGGGATCGGGACGCCTTTGCGCGCCTGTTCCAGCACTTCGCCCCGCGGGTCAAAAGCTACCTCATCCGCACCGGCAGCAGTGAGCAGGCGGCGGAAGACCTGGCCCAGGAGGCCTTGGTCACCGTCTGGCGCAAGGCCGCGTTGTTCGACGCTTCGCAGGCCGCTGTTTCCACCTGGATCTTCACCATTGCCCGCCGCTTGCGGATCGATGCCAGCCGCCGGCATCGGCTGGAAGACACTGGCGACGAGAACTTTGATTTTGACCGCCTGGAAGCCGACCAGCGGGAGGTTTCCGACGATGTCGAGGCCAACCGCATGTCCCGGCGTGTGCGCGATGCCCTGGGACGGCTGCCTGCCGAGCAGGCCCAGGTGTTGCGTCTTTCTTATTACGACGACGAACCTCACGCCCGTATTGCCGCAGAACTTGGGCTGCCGCTGGGCACTGTGAAGTCGCGCATTCGCCTGGCCGTGGCGCAACTGCGCAAACTGCTGGACGCCTGA
- a CDS encoding SAM-dependent methyltransferase — protein sequence MTHPLSSLAVQMAERGLLPDIALRAGIRQLLRQRLDESQARHAESAAQLTAQFIASLPRAALALVPEKANEQHYELPAPLFLNMLGPQLKYSCCWWPDGVETLEDAEEAALRETATRAGLTDGQTILELGCGWGSLSLWMAAHFPQSRITAVSNSASQRAFILGRAQERGLSNLQVITKDFNQLGDDGQLEGRFDRIVSVEMFEHLRNWPEAFRKVSRWLRDDGRFFMHVFAHRGAPYAFEVRDETDWMSQYFFSGGMMPSDDLALRCQGDLALLQHWRWDGRHYGRTAGAWLECFDANRLAVMPVLESVYGAASAPMWWQRWRLFLLSVQELFNYEQGQQWWVSHYLFAPRR from the coding sequence ATGACCCACCCACTGTCTTCCCTTGCTGTTCAGATGGCCGAACGCGGTCTTCTGCCCGACATCGCACTGCGCGCCGGCATCCGGCAGCTGTTGCGACAGCGCCTGGATGAGTCACAGGCCCGGCATGCCGAGTCCGCCGCCCAGTTGACGGCGCAGTTCATTGCTTCGCTGCCACGCGCCGCCCTGGCGCTGGTGCCGGAAAAGGCCAACGAGCAGCACTACGAACTGCCCGCCCCCCTCTTCCTGAACATGCTGGGCCCACAGCTGAAGTACAGCTGCTGCTGGTGGCCCGACGGCGTGGAGACGCTGGAAGATGCGGAAGAAGCCGCCCTGCGGGAAACCGCCACCCGCGCTGGCCTGACGGATGGCCAGACCATCCTGGAGCTGGGGTGTGGTTGGGGCTCTTTGAGCTTGTGGATGGCCGCCCATTTCCCGCAGTCGCGGATCACGGCGGTGTCCAATTCCGCCTCCCAGCGGGCCTTCATTCTGGGCCGCGCCCAGGAGCGCGGCCTGAGCAACCTGCAGGTGATCACCAAGGACTTCAACCAGCTGGGCGACGACGGCCAGCTCGAGGGCCGCTTTGACCGGATCGTGTCGGTGGAGATGTTTGAGCACCTGCGCAACTGGCCGGAAGCCTTCCGCAAGGTGTCGCGCTGGTTGCGGGACGATGGCCGCTTCTTCATGCATGTGTTTGCCCATCGCGGCGCGCCCTACGCCTTTGAAGTGCGCGACGAAACCGACTGGATGAGCCAGTACTTCTTCTCCGGCGGCATGATGCCCAGCGACGACCTGGCCCTGCGCTGCCAAGGTGACCTGGCCCTGCTGCAGCATTGGCGCTGGGACGGCCGCCACTACGGACGCACGGCGGGCGCCTGGCTGGAATGCTTCGATGCCAACCGGCTGGCGGTGATGCCGGTGCTGGAATCGGTCTATGGCGCCGCCTCCGCACCGATGTGGTGGCAGCGATGGCGGTTGTTCCTGCTGTCGGTGCAGGAGTTGTTCAACTACGAGCAGGGCCAGCAGTGGTGGGTCAGCCACTACCTCTTCGCCCCGCGCCGCTGA
- a CDS encoding DUF1295 domain-containing protein, whose product MDVLTAVLSPTNLPTAAIGGLLICVLIALPTWGVSLPLRDASVADRVWSAFIAAPAVWYVWQLGSDARSAFMVAITLLWALRLALHISIRNWGHGEDRRYQDMRQRNQPGFALKSLWLVFLLQAVLGWLVSLPFLAAAGPDRPVWGLLDTLGAVVAAAGVLMESVADAQLARFRRAPRQADRVLDTGLWRYSRHPNYFGECCLWWGVAVMALSAAGGAGVWCLVSPVLMTVLLLKVSGVSLLEKDIGERRPAYRDYVARTSAFIPWPPKRKGAQ is encoded by the coding sequence ATGGACGTTCTCACCGCCGTGCTTTCCCCCACCAACCTGCCGACCGCTGCCATCGGCGGGCTGTTGATCTGCGTGCTGATTGCACTGCCCACCTGGGGCGTGAGCCTGCCGCTGCGGGACGCCAGTGTGGCGGACCGGGTGTGGTCCGCCTTCATTGCTGCGCCGGCCGTCTGGTATGTCTGGCAATTGGGCAGCGACGCCCGCTCCGCATTCATGGTCGCCATCACCTTGCTGTGGGCGCTGCGGCTGGCACTGCACATCAGCATTCGCAACTGGGGCCATGGAGAAGACCGGCGTTATCAGGACATGCGTCAACGCAACCAACCCGGTTTTGCGCTCAAAAGTCTGTGGCTGGTCTTTTTGCTGCAGGCGGTGCTGGGGTGGCTGGTGAGCCTGCCCTTTCTGGCCGCAGCCGGTCCGGATCGCCCGGTGTGGGGCTTGCTGGATACCCTGGGGGCTGTCGTCGCCGCGGCCGGCGTACTGATGGAGAGCGTGGCAGACGCGCAATTGGCTCGTTTTCGCCGCGCCCCGCGCCAGGCTGACCGGGTGCTGGACACCGGCCTGTGGCGCTATTCCCGGCACCCCAACTACTTCGGTGAATGCTGTCTGTGGTGGGGGGTGGCGGTGATGGCGCTGTCGGCAGCGGGAGGGGCCGGCGTGTGGTGCCTGGTCTCGCCGGTGCTGATGACGGTGCTGCTGCTCAAGGTGTCCGGTGTCAGTCTGCTGGAGAAGGACATCGGCGAACGGCGGCCCGCCTACCGGGACTACGTCGCACGCACCAGCGCTTTTATTCCCTGGCCGCCCAAACGAAAAGGTGCGCAATGA
- a CDS encoding DUF6134 family protein encodes MPLPLHRSTLCRVSVAATLVIGSGLAGGRMAQAQAQAQAQTQTQTQTQAPAATPPSAATPSPPPTQTWNFDIRLDGKPIGTHRFEVSGPPDTRTVTSNARMDVKLLGLTVFRYRHQVEERWKGDCLDALKSSTDDDGKPQRVDWRREAAGSAAGTASPPSDCIMSYAYWHPALVQQRRLFNPQTGQIDDVKVERLPDAPIQVSGREVMGARWQLITKPPTGDPQRLTLWLDRSDQRWLGLDARVRGDRLLTYRLP; translated from the coding sequence ATGCCTTTGCCACTGCATCGCAGTACCTTGTGCCGTGTGTCCGTGGCGGCGACCCTGGTGATCGGCAGTGGGCTGGCGGGTGGCCGCATGGCCCAGGCCCAGGCCCAGGCCCAGGCCCAGACGCAGACGCAGACCCAGACGCAGGCTCCAGCCGCAACACCGCCCTCGGCGGCGACGCCCTCCCCCCCGCCAACCCAGACCTGGAACTTCGACATCCGGCTCGATGGCAAGCCCATCGGCACCCACCGCTTCGAGGTGTCCGGCCCACCGGACACCCGCACCGTGACGAGCAATGCCCGCATGGATGTGAAGCTGCTGGGCCTGACGGTCTTCCGATACCGGCATCAGGTGGAGGAACGCTGGAAAGGCGACTGCCTGGATGCCCTGAAGAGCAGCACCGACGACGACGGCAAGCCCCAACGGGTGGATTGGCGTCGTGAAGCGGCTGGCAGTGCCGCCGGGACGGCTTCCCCCCCGTCGGACTGCATCATGAGTTATGCCTACTGGCATCCCGCGCTGGTGCAGCAACGCCGCCTGTTCAACCCGCAGACCGGCCAGATCGACGACGTGAAGGTCGAACGTCTGCCCGACGCCCCCATCCAGGTCTCTGGCCGCGAAGTGATGGGCGCCCGCTGGCAGCTCATCACCAAGCCGCCGACCGGCGACCCGCAGCGCCTGACCCTGTGGCTGGACCGCTCCGACCAGCGCTGGCTGGGTCTGGACGCACGGGTCCGCGGAGACCGGCTGCTGACCTACCGTTTGCCCTGA
- a CDS encoding DUF2177 family protein, with translation MSLAPHPPHSPHSSHSSLHTSPTAPPAPGWRWPLAYVTTAVVFLGMDAVWLSHASQALYQPAIGHLMATSVDWVAAALFYPLYIAGVVFFGEAPALLQGRSRVALWRGALFGLIAYGTYDLTNQATLKDWPWSVTMMDLVWGSFASGVAAWAGTALTLATCQRANRTSGR, from the coding sequence GTGTCCCTTGCCCCCCATCCGCCCCATTCCCCCCATTCCTCCCATTCCTCCTTGCACACCTCGCCCACCGCGCCGCCGGCCCCAGGGTGGCGCTGGCCGCTGGCCTATGTGACGACCGCCGTGGTGTTCCTGGGCATGGACGCCGTCTGGCTGAGCCATGCCAGCCAGGCGCTGTATCAACCGGCCATCGGCCATCTGATGGCCACGTCGGTGGACTGGGTGGCAGCGGCGCTGTTTTATCCGCTCTACATCGCGGGCGTGGTGTTTTTCGGGGAAGCGCCCGCCCTGTTGCAGGGCCGCAGCCGGGTGGCGCTGTGGCGCGGTGCGCTGTTCGGGCTGATCGCCTACGGCACCTATGACCTGACCAACCAGGCCACCCTGAAGGACTGGCCGTGGTCGGTCACGATGATGGATCTGGTGTGGGGATCGTTCGCCAGCGGCGTCGCCGCCTGGGCCGGCACCGCCCTCACCCTGGCTACATGCCAACGAGCGAACCGAACCAGCGGGCGATAA
- a CDS encoding ABC transporter substrate-binding protein gives MPALARIKAKGELAVCIWPDYYGITFRNPYTGQLTGIDVDLSAALAKDLGVPLRYVESTFSTLIDDVTKVRCDIAMFAIGVTPQRSERLAFSTPYLQSDIYGVTTRSSRVVRRWEDIDQPGVAVAVQAGTFMEPVMTERLKQARLIVIRPPKTREAELSAGRVDVFMTDYPYSRRLLENADWMRLIAPPKPFHVLPYAYAVRPGDDAWLARVNSFVAAIKADGRLAAAARRHGLTDIVAR, from the coding sequence ATGCCGGCCCTGGCCCGCATCAAGGCCAAAGGCGAACTGGCTGTCTGCATCTGGCCGGACTATTACGGCATCACCTTTCGCAATCCCTACACCGGCCAACTCACCGGCATCGATGTCGACCTGTCGGCGGCGTTGGCCAAGGACCTCGGTGTCCCCTTACGGTATGTGGAATCGACCTTTTCCACCTTGATCGACGATGTGACCAAGGTGCGATGCGATATCGCCATGTTTGCCATCGGTGTGACGCCGCAACGCAGCGAACGATTGGCCTTCAGCACGCCCTATCTGCAGAGCGACATCTACGGCGTCACCACCCGCTCCAGCCGGGTGGTGCGGCGCTGGGAAGACATCGATCAGCCCGGCGTGGCCGTGGCGGTGCAGGCCGGCACCTTCATGGAGCCGGTGATGACGGAGCGGCTGAAGCAGGCCCGCCTGATCGTCATCCGTCCGCCCAAGACCCGCGAGGCGGAGCTGTCCGCCGGGCGGGTGGATGTATTCATGACGGACTATCCCTACAGCCGCCGGCTGCTTGAGAACGCCGACTGGATGCGGCTGATTGCGCCGCCCAAGCCCTTTCATGTCCTGCCGTATGCCTATGCAGTGCGCCCGGGGGACGACGCCTGGCTGGCCCGCGTGAACAGCTTCGTGGCAGCCATCAAGGCCGACGGACGGCTGGCGGCGGCGGCGCGACGCCACGGCCTGACCGACATCGTTGCGCGGTGA
- a CDS encoding HD-GYP domain-containing protein, producing MEIIVNDLRIMYRERNEALRQVTRAHHDALLRLARAAELRDDDTGVHIFRIGYLAEAIALLLGEGAEFSRMLRSAAPMHDIGKIGIPDDVLKKRGPLTAAERVIMNRHPEIGADILGRSSIPLFVLAAEVALCHHERWNGLGYPRGLKGEEIPISARIVAVADFFDALAMDRCYRSAFAPEVALGMLQAESGQAFDPRVVEIFTRHFEELLALRQRINAAPPTHDELLGSH from the coding sequence ATGGAGATCATCGTCAACGATCTGCGCATCATGTACCGCGAGCGCAATGAGGCGCTGCGGCAGGTCACGCGCGCCCACCACGACGCCTTGCTCAGGCTGGCGCGCGCCGCTGAATTGAGAGACGACGACACCGGCGTACACATCTTTCGCATTGGTTATCTCGCTGAAGCGATCGCGCTGCTGCTGGGGGAAGGCGCCGAGTTCTCGCGCATGCTGCGCAGTGCAGCGCCCATGCACGACATCGGGAAGATCGGTATTCCTGATGATGTGCTGAAGAAGCGGGGCCCGCTGACGGCGGCAGAACGGGTCATCATGAACCGTCACCCGGAAATCGGTGCGGACATCCTGGGGCGCTCCAGCATCCCGTTGTTTGTGCTGGCGGCCGAAGTGGCGCTGTGCCACCATGAAAGGTGGAATGGGCTGGGGTATCCGCGCGGGCTGAAAGGGGAGGAGATTCCGATTTCCGCCCGCATTGTGGCGGTGGCCGATTTCTTCGATGCGCTGGCCATGGACCGGTGCTACCGGTCCGCATTCGCGCCCGAGGTGGCGCTGGGCATGCTGCAGGCAGAGAGTGGGCAGGCGTTTGATCCGCGTGTGGTGGAGATCTTCACCCGGCATTTCGAGGAACTGCTCGCGCTGCGGCAACGCATCAATGCCGCACCTCCGACGCATGACGAGCTGCTGGGCAGCCATTGA
- a CDS encoding ATP-binding protein, producing MASGRLSSVSPLRLARWVGAALALAALVGMSFLGWRSRTEALDAAMERSRLVARVVEDHATLTIEAAALALSTVGDGIRSQQAIDPDRLSQMLGQTVLGQPTLREAALLSESGQIIASSAGHPPGSLVRLAEWGPLPTAEGKATLMHLQPGRGLLDGRRAQRIDQVSYLPLVLPFEWRTRRLFLVALINPDALANYQQGVAEPEWHAALFSYQGQLLAATTEFPLKPGSWQQAHRLFREALPSQAIGEWQGRGFSEGEQLLTYRVSRSRPMVVVVEQDRSRLLADWRESLWWNAGALLVMELLILGGMVATLRALSTRAQAQTVLDEAYARLSASEQEMALVLRSIQELIFRTNAQGELVFVNARWSLITREPSQNMLGRKISSLAAPSDRAVVEKLFSHSAQEGVRHAEVTVPISAGEHRRFSLAVVPLMAGQQIDGFAGSAVDVTERFAAEARLQHQLQLVALLLELSPQPTSMVDREGCYVTVNRAWEDFTGRRREEVVGKEVDKHLPECGMEPPTSDWVPMEGIQGQSLLRYETQFYDRNHDCRDVVLSKVVVPGDGRGPAGVLFTLTDVSEFRRAERATMEAKEAAEEASRVKSEFIANMSHELRTPLQSIIGYSELGRVRGEQACPKLSAMFGDIHDSGRRMLDLVNDLLDVSALESGVGTFSLERCDIRPHITAVLRELKPLMTARRLALDMSQAPEPLVARVDPLRFQQVIRNVLANAIRFSPEGSAITVRTIRQAQGHAHLAIMDRGPGIPEPELERIFEAFVQSSATSTGAGGTGLGLAICRKIMTALGGRIYAENRPGGGAVFHVLMPLGVVAEI from the coding sequence ATGGCATCGGGTCGCCTGTCCTCCGTCTCGCCGCTGCGACTGGCGCGCTGGGTGGGTGCGGCACTGGCGTTGGCGGCCCTGGTGGGCATGAGCTTTCTGGGCTGGCGGAGCCGCACGGAGGCGCTGGATGCCGCGATGGAACGCAGCCGTCTGGTGGCTCGCGTGGTGGAAGACCATGCCACGCTCACCATCGAGGCGGCCGCGCTGGCGCTGAGCACGGTGGGTGATGGCATTCGCAGCCAGCAGGCCATCGACCCGGACCGGCTGTCGCAGATGCTGGGTCAGACCGTGCTGGGCCAGCCCACGCTGCGCGAAGCTGCACTGCTGAGCGAAAGCGGGCAGATCATTGCCAGCTCCGCCGGCCACCCGCCCGGCAGCCTGGTGCGACTGGCCGAATGGGGCCCGCTGCCGACCGCCGAAGGCAAGGCCACGCTGATGCATCTGCAGCCTGGCCGGGGCCTGCTGGACGGGCGCCGCGCGCAGCGTATCGATCAGGTGTCCTATCTGCCGCTGGTGCTGCCCTTTGAATGGCGCACCCGCCGGCTGTTCCTGGTGGCCTTGATCAATCCGGATGCCCTGGCCAACTACCAACAGGGCGTGGCCGAGCCGGAATGGCATGCGGCGCTGTTCAGCTATCAGGGCCAGCTGCTGGCTGCCACCACCGAATTTCCGCTCAAACCCGGCAGCTGGCAGCAGGCGCATCGCCTCTTCCGCGAAGCGCTGCCGTCTCAGGCCATCGGCGAATGGCAGGGGCGCGGCTTCAGCGAAGGAGAGCAACTGCTGACCTATCGCGTCTCGCGCTCGCGGCCGATGGTGGTGGTGGTGGAGCAGGACCGCAGCCGCCTCCTGGCGGACTGGCGTGAATCCCTCTGGTGGAATGCCGGGGCGCTGCTGGTGATGGAGCTCCTCATCCTGGGCGGCATGGTGGCCACCTTGCGGGCGCTTTCCACCCGGGCCCAGGCGCAGACGGTGCTGGATGAAGCCTACGCCCGGCTGTCCGCCAGCGAGCAGGAAATGGCGCTGGTCCTGCGCAGCATCCAGGAACTGATCTTCCGCACCAATGCCCAGGGGGAGCTGGTGTTCGTGAATGCGCGATGGAGCCTGATCACGCGCGAGCCCAGCCAGAACATGCTGGGCCGCAAGATCTCCAGCCTGGCCGCACCCTCCGACCGCGCGGTCGTGGAAAAGCTCTTTTCCCACTCGGCGCAGGAGGGGGTCCGCCATGCCGAGGTCACCGTGCCGATCAGTGCCGGTGAGCATCGGCGCTTCTCGCTGGCGGTGGTGCCGCTGATGGCGGGCCAGCAGATCGACGGTTTTGCGGGGTCGGCGGTGGACGTCACCGAGCGTTTTGCGGCCGAAGCGCGGCTGCAACATCAGCTGCAGCTGGTGGCGCTTCTGCTTGAACTCAGCCCGCAGCCCACCTCCATGGTGGACCGTGAGGGCTGCTATGTCACCGTCAACCGCGCCTGGGAAGACTTCACCGGGCGGCGGCGGGAAGAAGTGGTGGGCAAGGAGGTGGACAAGCATCTGCCGGAATGCGGCATGGAGCCGCCCACCTCCGACTGGGTGCCGATGGAAGGCATCCAGGGCCAAAGCCTGCTGCGTTATGAAACCCAGTTTTACGACCGCAATCACGATTGTCGCGACGTGGTGCTGTCCAAGGTGGTGGTGCCCGGGGATGGCCGCGGCCCGGCCGGGGTGCTCTTCACTCTGACCGACGTGTCGGAATTCCGGCGTGCCGAACGGGCCACGATGGAAGCCAAGGAAGCAGCCGAAGAAGCATCACGGGTCAAGTCCGAGTTCATCGCCAACATGAGCCATGAACTCCGGACGCCCCTGCAATCCATCATCGGCTATTCAGAGCTGGGCCGGGTACGTGGTGAGCAAGCCTGCCCCAAGCTCTCCGCCATGTTTGGGGACATTCACGACTCCGGCCGCCGCATGCTGGACCTGGTGAATGACCTGCTGGACGTCTCCGCGCTGGAAAGCGGTGTGGGCACCTTCAGCCTGGAACGTTGCGACATCCGGCCGCACATCACGGCCGTGCTGCGCGAGCTCAAACCGCTGATGACGGCGCGACGTCTGGCGCTGGACATGTCCCAGGCACCCGAGCCGCTGGTGGCCCGGGTGGACCCGCTGCGCTTCCAGCAGGTGATCCGGAATGTGCTGGCCAACGCCATCCGGTTCTCGCCGGAAGGGTCCGCGATCACGGTGAGAACCATCCGGCAGGCGCAGGGCCATGCCCATCTGGCCATCATGGACCGTGGGCCGGGCATTCCCGAGCCGGAGCTGGAGCGCATCTTCGAAGCCTTTGTGCAGTCCAGCGCCACCAGCACCGGGGCCGGCGGCACCGGCCTGGGTTTGGCCATCTGCCGCAAGATCATGACGGCGTTGGGCGGCCGTATCTATGCAGAAAACCGTCCCGGTGGGGGGGCGGTATTCCATGTGCTGATGCCGCTTGGGGTGGTGGCCGAGATCTGA
- a CDS encoding ChrR family anti-sigma-E factor gives MTVSAPITAIERSAPSLDIRHHPADDLLLAYAAGSLSVGIALVTQIHLELCSSCRARVSMLEALGGVVLEDQPPVAMADDALARVLARIDAQDAAEGADSAGVRRVAAPPPLPMGAVWPKALAHCSATRWRWLGPGMRWSRVTVPDAPQANVFLLRIGAGKYLPQHTHRGTELTQVIYGHFHDGRALYGPGDFDLADGDVHHQPVVQDGSECICIAAVDGRLNFDGFIARWFGSLVGM, from the coding sequence ATGACTGTTTCCGCCCCCATCACTGCCATCGAACGGTCCGCACCGTCCCTCGACATTCGCCACCATCCGGCGGACGATCTTCTGCTCGCTTACGCCGCTGGCTCGCTCTCGGTGGGCATTGCGCTGGTGACGCAGATCCATCTGGAGCTGTGCAGCAGTTGCCGTGCGCGGGTGAGCATGCTGGAAGCGCTGGGCGGCGTGGTGCTGGAAGACCAGCCACCGGTGGCCATGGCCGACGATGCCCTGGCGCGTGTCCTGGCCCGTATCGATGCGCAGGACGCGGCCGAGGGGGCCGACTCCGCCGGTGTGCGCCGGGTGGCGGCACCACCGCCGCTGCCGATGGGGGCGGTGTGGCCCAAGGCGCTGGCCCATTGCAGCGCCACCCGCTGGCGCTGGCTCGGCCCGGGCATGCGCTGGAGCCGTGTCACCGTGCCGGATGCCCCGCAGGCCAATGTGTTCCTGCTGCGCATTGGCGCGGGCAAATACCTGCCCCAGCACACCCATCGCGGCACGGAGCTGACCCAGGTCATTTACGGCCACTTCCATGACGGGCGGGCCTTGTACGGCCCGGGTGACTTTGACCTGGCCGACGGGGACGTACACCACCAGCCGGTGGTGCAGGACGGCAGCGAATGCATCTGCATCGCTGCCGTGGATGGCCGGTTGAACTTCGACGGGTTTATCGCCCGCTGGTTCGGTTCGCTCGTTGGCATGTAG